The genomic stretch CGCAATCGGCAAGCCGAGGCCGCGGCAGGCTTCGAGCAGCTTGACGGTGTTATCGCAAGCCTCGGAAATATTGCCGCCGCCGAACTGGTCGGGATCGTCGAA from Pseudomonadota bacterium encodes the following:
- a CDS encoding N-carbamoylsarcosine amidase, whose protein sequence is MPTEIDINKRQNFGRRLGFGKQAALLIVDFVNGFDDPDQFGGGNISEACDNTVKLLEACRGLGLPIA